From one Thalassobaculum sp. OXR-137 genomic stretch:
- the dprA gene encoding DNA-processing protein DprA: protein MPPDTAHRPSPANLSERERIDRLRLIRTENVGPITFRQLLERYGSAERAIAALPDLARRGGRRTPLRVPSVASAGREVEDNARVGATLIVYGDAAYPPALAAVEDAPGAFSLIGHPHVLAQRAVAVVGARNASMNGRKLASVLSREIGRGGYTVVSGLARGIDAAAHEGSLESGTVAVVAGGIDVIYPPEHTDLFHRIAEAGAIVAEQPVGTTPQARHFPSRNRIIAGLSLGVLVVEAANRSGSLITARRALDQGREVFAVPGSPLDPRCGGTNGLIKEGAAFLVESADDVLRVLDGMPQRKLGEPQGRDWEGSYGGEALDPPALELDDRVRATVLDALSSEPVAVDELIRGCQLSAPIVATVLLEAELAGLIDRHPGNQVSRRMDVPA, encoded by the coding sequence ATGCCGCCCGATACCGCCCATCGCCCTTCGCCCGCCAACCTCTCCGAGCGGGAGCGGATCGATCGCCTGCGACTGATCCGCACCGAGAATGTCGGGCCGATCACCTTCCGCCAGCTTCTGGAACGCTACGGTAGTGCCGAGCGGGCGATCGCCGCCTTGCCCGATCTGGCCCGGCGGGGCGGCCGCCGGACTCCGCTGCGGGTCCCGTCCGTGGCCAGCGCCGGTCGCGAGGTCGAGGACAATGCCAGGGTCGGGGCCACGCTGATCGTCTATGGCGACGCGGCCTATCCGCCGGCCCTGGCGGCCGTCGAGGACGCGCCCGGGGCCTTCTCGCTGATCGGCCACCCGCATGTCCTGGCCCAACGCGCGGTGGCGGTGGTCGGCGCCCGCAACGCGTCCATGAACGGCCGCAAGCTGGCCTCGGTCCTGTCGCGGGAGATCGGCCGCGGCGGGTACACCGTGGTCTCCGGCCTCGCCCGCGGGATCGACGCCGCCGCCCATGAAGGATCCCTGGAGAGCGGCACGGTGGCGGTGGTGGCCGGCGGGATCGACGTGATCTATCCACCCGAACACACCGACCTGTTCCATCGGATCGCCGAGGCGGGGGCGATCGTCGCCGAGCAGCCGGTCGGCACCACGCCCCAGGCCCGGCATTTCCCGTCGCGCAACCGCATCATCGCCGGACTCAGTCTCGGCGTGCTGGTGGTCGAGGCGGCGAACCGGTCCGGCTCGCTGATCACTGCCCGGCGGGCGCTGGACCAGGGCCGCGAGGTCTTCGCCGTTCCCGGCTCGCCGCTCGACCCGCGCTGCGGCGGCACCAACGGCCTGATCAAGGAGGGGGCGGCCTTTCTTGTCGAGTCCGCCGACGACGTGCTGCGGGTTCTCGACGGAATGCCCCAGAGAAAATTGGGCGAACCCCAAGGCCGGGATTGGGAGGGCTCCTATGGCGGTGAAGCCCTTGATCCGCCCGCCCTAGAGCTCGATGACAGGGTGCGGGCAACGGTGCTGGACGCCCTCAGCTCCGAACCGGTCGCGGTTGACGAACTGATCCGCGGGTGCCAATTGTCGGCTCCGATCGTCGCGACGGTGCTTCTGGAGGCGGAACTTGCCGGCCTCATCGACCGTCATCCTGGAAACCAGGTGTCGCGACGAATGGACGTTCCGGCCTGA
- a CDS encoding CaiB/BaiF CoA-transferase family protein — MTDTAPTSPATPMALDGIRVVDASRVLAAPIATQTLGDLGADVIKIERPGAGDDIRRWGPPFLKDGDGNDTTESAYYLGTNRNKRSITLDFTQTEGREILLKLLESADVFVENYKVGDLARYGLAYDQIRERFPRLVYASVTGFGQTGPYAPRPGYDLLAQAMGGIMSVTGDPNGQPTKVGVAIADMMTGMYTTSAILAALRHRDLTGQGQHIDAALLDTQVSWLMNQAMNYLVGGVVPGRLGNAHPNVAPYEVFASSDGFVILGCGADRQFQAFLNVAGRAELAEDPRFVSNTTRLANIDALRAELSAIFATRTTDDWVAALEAAKVPCGPVNTIDRVFADPQVQARGMATTIPGHALTPDGVPTVAYPLKLSETPATYRRPPPILGQHTEEVLTGELGLDAALVAKLRDAKVI; from the coding sequence ATGACCGATACCGCCCCCACCAGTCCCGCCACCCCCATGGCGCTCGACGGCATCCGCGTCGTCGACGCCTCGCGCGTCCTGGCGGCCCCGATCGCGACCCAGACCCTGGGCGATCTCGGGGCGGATGTGATCAAGATCGAACGGCCGGGGGCCGGCGACGACATCCGGCGGTGGGGGCCACCCTTCCTGAAAGACGGCGACGGCAACGACACCACCGAGAGCGCCTATTACCTCGGCACCAACCGCAACAAGCGCTCCATCACCCTCGACTTCACCCAGACTGAGGGTCGTGAGATCCTGCTGAAACTGCTGGAGAGCGCCGACGTCTTCGTCGAGAACTACAAGGTCGGCGACCTGGCCCGCTACGGTCTCGCCTACGACCAGATCAGGGAGCGCTTCCCGCGCCTGGTCTATGCCAGCGTCACCGGCTTCGGGCAGACCGGCCCCTATGCGCCGCGCCCCGGCTACGACCTGCTGGCCCAGGCCATGGGCGGGATCATGAGCGTCACCGGCGACCCCAACGGCCAGCCGACCAAGGTGGGCGTGGCCATCGCCGACATGATGACCGGCATGTACACCACCAGCGCGATCCTGGCCGCCCTGCGCCACCGCGACCTGACCGGCCAGGGGCAGCACATCGACGCCGCCTTGCTCGACACCCAGGTTTCCTGGCTGATGAACCAGGCGATGAACTATCTGGTCGGCGGCGTGGTGCCGGGCCGGCTCGGCAACGCCCATCCCAACGTCGCCCCGTACGAGGTCTTCGCCAGTTCCGACGGCTTCGTCATCCTCGGCTGTGGCGCCGACCGGCAGTTCCAGGCCTTTCTCAATGTCGCCGGCCGCGCCGAACTGGCCGAGGACCCGCGCTTTGTCAGCAACACCACCCGGCTGGCCAATATCGACGCCCTGCGCGCCGAACTGTCGGCGATCTTCGCCACCCGCACCACCGACGACTGGGTCGCGGCTCTTGAAGCGGCCAAGGTGCCCTGCGGTCCGGTGAACACCATCGACCGGGTCTTCGCCGACCCGCAGGTGCAGGCGCGCGGCATGGCCACCACCATCCCCGGCCATGCCCTCACCCCCGACGGCGTGCCGACCGTCGCCTATCCGCTGAAGCTGTCGGAGACCCCGGCCACCTATCGCCGGCCGCCCCCGATTCTCGGCCAACACACCGAGGAGGTGCTGACCGGGGAGCTCGGCCTCGACGCCGCGCTGGTCGCCAAGCTGCGGGATGCAAAGGTGATCTGA
- the ruvX gene encoding Holliday junction resolvase RuvX, translated as MPICKPGDLVRLLAPGARLIGLDFGSKTIGVAISDAALRVAAPVTTIRRKKFSADADELIKIAESRGVGGFVIGLPLNMDGTEGPRCQSTRDLTEELLKRHDLPSIFQDERMSSQAVERAMIAEDLSRKRRGESIDAAAAAYILQSALDAL; from the coding sequence ATGCCCATCTGCAAGCCCGGCGACCTTGTTCGCCTTCTCGCCCCCGGCGCCCGTCTGATCGGACTCGATTTCGGGTCCAAGACCATCGGCGTCGCGATCTCCGATGCCGCCCTGCGCGTCGCGGCCCCGGTGACCACGATCCGGCGCAAGAAGTTCTCGGCCGATGCCGACGAACTGATCAAGATCGCCGAGAGCCGCGGGGTCGGCGGATTCGTGATCGGTCTGCCGCTCAACATGGACGGCACCGAAGGCCCGCGCTGCCAGTCGACCCGCGACCTCACCGAGGAACTGCTGAAGCGCCACGACCTGCCGAGCATCTTCCAGGACGAGCGCATGAGCAGCCAGGCGGTGGAGCGGGCGATGATCGCCGAGGACCTGAGCCGCAAACGGCGCGGCGAATCGATCGACGCGGCGGCGGCCGCCTATATCCTGCAGTCGGCTCTGGACGCTCTTTGA
- the gatA gene encoding Asp-tRNA(Asn)/Glu-tRNA(Gln) amidotransferase subunit GatA, which translates to MTDLLDLSLADARAKLAAKDISSTELTKAYIARMEATAGLNAYITTTPDKALQMAEQADARLAKGEGGALEGIPLAIKDLFCTEGVPTTAASHILDGFIPPYESTVTANLWNAGAVLLGKTNLDEFAMGSSNVTSYYGPVENPWRSTDEPDKKRVPGGSSGGSAAVVAARAALAATGTDTGGSIRQPASFSGIVGLKPTYGRCSRWGIVAFASSLDQAGPMARTVEDASILLQSMAGHDPKDSTSAAEAMPNLSAALNQGVKGMRIGVPAEYKVDGLPEEISKVWQQGIDWLKAEGAEIVDISLPHTKYALATYYIIAPAEASSNLARYDGVRYGLRVDGGSLAEMYANTRAEGFGDEVQRRVLIGTYVLSAGYYDAYYLKAQKVRALLRRDFDQAFEKVDAILTPTAPSDAFAIGENEDDPVKMYLQDVFTVPASLAGLPGISVPAGLSERGLPMGLQVLGRMFDEGSVVRVGRALERAADFKAVPAMVREG; encoded by the coding sequence ATGACGGATCTGTTGGACCTGAGCCTGGCGGACGCCCGGGCCAAGCTCGCCGCCAAGGACATCTCGAGCACCGAGCTGACCAAGGCCTATATCGCCCGCATGGAGGCGACGGCGGGGCTGAACGCCTACATCACCACCACGCCGGACAAGGCGCTGCAGATGGCCGAGCAGGCCGATGCGCGCCTGGCCAAGGGCGAGGGCGGGGCGCTGGAGGGCATTCCGCTCGCCATCAAGGACCTGTTCTGCACCGAGGGCGTGCCGACCACGGCGGCCAGCCACATCCTGGACGGGTTCATCCCGCCCTATGAGTCGACGGTGACCGCGAACCTGTGGAACGCCGGGGCCGTGCTGCTGGGCAAGACCAACCTGGACGAGTTTGCCATGGGCTCGTCCAACGTCACCTCCTATTACGGCCCGGTGGAGAACCCCTGGCGCTCGACCGACGAACCCGACAAGAAGCGGGTGCCGGGCGGGTCGTCCGGCGGCTCGGCGGCGGTCGTCGCCGCGCGCGCGGCGCTGGCCGCGACCGGAACCGATACCGGCGGCTCGATCCGTCAGCCGGCCAGCTTCTCCGGCATCGTCGGGCTGAAGCCGACCTACGGCCGCTGCTCGCGCTGGGGAATCGTCGCCTTCGCCTCGTCGCTTGATCAGGCCGGACCGATGGCCCGGACCGTCGAAGACGCGTCGATCCTGCTGCAGTCGATGGCCGGGCACGATCCGAAGGACTCCACCTCGGCGGCGGAAGCCATGCCGAACCTGTCGGCGGCGCTGAACCAGGGTGTGAAGGGCATGCGTATCGGCGTGCCGGCCGAGTACAAGGTCGACGGCCTGCCGGAGGAGATCTCCAAGGTCTGGCAGCAGGGAATCGACTGGCTGAAGGCCGAGGGTGCCGAGATCGTCGACATCTCCCTGCCGCACACGAAATACGCGCTGGCGACCTACTACATCATCGCCCCGGCCGAGGCCTCGTCCAACCTGGCGCGCTATGACGGCGTGCGCTACGGGCTGCGGGTCGATGGCGGTAGCCTGGCCGAGATGTATGCCAACACCCGCGCCGAGGGCTTCGGCGACGAGGTGCAGCGCCGGGTGCTGATCGGCACCTATGTGCTCTCCGCCGGCTATTACGACGCCTATTACCTGAAGGCCCAGAAGGTCCGCGCCCTGCTGCGCCGCGACTTCGATCAGGCCTTCGAGAAGGTCGACGCCATCCTGACGCCGACGGCGCCGTCGGATGCCTTCGCCATCGGCGAGAACGAGGACGATCCGGTCAAGATGTACCTGCAAGACGTGTTCACCGTGCCCGCCAGCCTCGCCGGTCTTCCCGGCATCTCCGTGCCCGCCGGCCTGTCCGAGCGCGGCCTGCCCATGGGGCTACAGGTGCTCGGACGGATGTTCGACGAGGGGTCCGTGGTCCGGGTCGGCCGGGCGCTGGAGCGGGCGGCGGATTTCAAGGCCGTGCCGGCCATGGTGCGGGAGGGCTGA
- a CDS encoding AEC family transporter: MSALLPVFGLIVLGAVLGRIGPFGDDGWRAIEQLTYWLLLPALLLLKLGATDLSDYTVGPMVIAMAGAVILATGALLAIYRLTGIDGPAYTSVIQGAIRQNTYIGVASVGALYGQEGEALAAVGIAAVIPLVNSISIWVLTRMAGRDPVTGLRVLWAMLKNPIFVACMAGIALNATGIGIHPLIAEGLDKLAGAALALGLLAVGAGLRFAVLKRGWPALLLSNAVKLVAIPALTLALAGPLGLTGVPLAVAVLFNALPSSASSYVFARQLGGDHELMAAILTTQVIVAAVTLPVFLAVV; encoded by the coding sequence TTGAGCGCCCTCCTCCCCGTCTTCGGTCTGATCGTTCTCGGCGCGGTACTCGGACGCATCGGGCCGTTCGGGGATGACGGCTGGCGGGCGATCGAGCAGCTCACCTACTGGCTGCTGCTGCCCGCCCTGCTGCTGCTGAAGCTCGGCGCCACCGACCTGTCCGACTACACGGTCGGGCCAATGGTGATCGCCATGGCCGGCGCGGTGATCCTCGCAACCGGGGCGCTGCTGGCGATCTACCGGCTGACCGGCATCGACGGCCCCGCCTATACGAGCGTCATCCAGGGCGCGATCCGCCAGAACACCTATATCGGCGTGGCCAGCGTCGGCGCGCTCTACGGCCAGGAGGGCGAGGCCCTGGCGGCGGTCGGCATCGCCGCGGTGATCCCGCTGGTGAACTCCATATCCATCTGGGTGCTGACCCGCATGGCCGGGCGCGACCCGGTGACGGGTCTGCGCGTGCTCTGGGCGATGCTGAAGAACCCGATCTTCGTCGCCTGCATGGCCGGCATCGCGCTGAACGCCACCGGCATCGGCATCCATCCGCTGATCGCCGAGGGGCTCGACAAGCTGGCGGGCGCCGCCCTGGCGCTGGGCCTGCTGGCGGTGGGGGCCGGGCTGCGGTTCGCCGTGCTGAAGCGCGGCTGGCCGGCGCTGCTGCTGTCGAACGCGGTGAAGCTGGTGGCGATCCCGGCCCTGACCCTGGCCCTCGCGGGACCGCTCGGGCTGACCGGGGTGCCGCTGGCGGTGGCGGTGCTGTTCAACGCCCTGCCGAGTTCGGCGTCGTCCTACGTCTTCGCCCGGCAGCTCGGCGGCGACCACGAGCTGATGGCGGCGATCCTGACCACCCAGGTGATCGTGGCGGCGGTGACCCTGCCGGTGTTCCTGGCGGTGGTTTGA
- a CDS encoding MAPEG family protein translates to METFPFEIRVLAWSGLLAAGQLVLLAVYANLQLGPRYLASARDEPRQLTGMAARLQRAFQNQIEGLVLFSAAAVAVTLAGMSSATTEACALAYIVARVVYIPLYWFGVAWLRTVAWAIGFFATVVMLVSVVL, encoded by the coding sequence ATGGAGACATTCCCATTCGAGATCCGGGTTCTCGCCTGGTCGGGCCTCCTGGCGGCCGGACAGCTCGTGCTGCTGGCCGTCTATGCCAACCTGCAGCTCGGCCCGCGATATCTCGCGTCGGCGCGAGACGAGCCGCGTCAGCTCACCGGCATGGCGGCCCGCCTGCAGCGGGCCTTCCAGAACCAGATCGAGGGATTGGTCCTGTTCTCCGCGGCGGCCGTGGCGGTGACCTTGGCCGGCATGTCCTCTGCGACGACGGAAGCCTGCGCGCTCGCCTATATCGTCGCGCGGGTCGTTTATATTCCGCTGTACTGGTTCGGGGTTGCCTGGCTTCGCACGGTCGCCTGGGCCATCGGTTTCTTCGCGACGGTCGTCATGCTCGTGTCCGTGGTGCTTTAG
- the plsY gene encoding glycerol-3-phosphate 1-O-acyltransferase PlsY, which translates to MPDPFGPLETTWPLYAGFLLAYLVGSIPFGLVLTRMAGLGDIRAIGSRNIGATNVLRTGRKGLAAATLLLDGGKGILAVAVGWQFGTDFALLAAIGAVLGHCFPVWLKFKGGKGVATAIGVWLALVPNVGVIVCGLWLAIAFVFRYSSAAALVAMAVAPFLAWHLKGVEFGIAGGVIAAIIWLRHHQNIRRLIKGEESKISFGKK; encoded by the coding sequence ATGCCTGATCCGTTCGGACCCCTCGAGACCACGTGGCCGCTCTATGCCGGCTTCCTCCTCGCCTATCTGGTGGGCTCCATCCCGTTCGGGCTGGTGCTCACCCGCATGGCCGGGCTGGGCGATATCCGGGCGATCGGCTCCCGTAACATCGGGGCCACCAACGTCCTGCGCACCGGCCGCAAGGGTCTTGCCGCCGCCACCCTGCTGCTCGACGGCGGCAAGGGCATCCTGGCGGTCGCGGTCGGCTGGCAGTTCGGAACCGACTTCGCCCTGCTCGCCGCCATCGGCGCCGTGCTCGGACACTGCTTCCCGGTCTGGCTGAAATTCAAAGGCGGCAAGGGTGTGGCCACCGCCATCGGCGTCTGGCTCGCCCTGGTGCCGAATGTGGGCGTGATCGTCTGCGGCCTGTGGCTGGCGATCGCCTTCGTGTTCCGCTATTCCTCGGCCGCAGCACTGGTCGCGATGGCCGTTGCCCCGTTCCTTGCCTGGCACCTGAAGGGAGTCGAATTCGGCATTGCCGGCGGCGTGATCGCCGCGATCATTTGGCTGCGCCATCACCAGAACATCCGCCGCCTGATCAAGGGCGAAGAAAGCAAGATTAGCTTCGGCAAGAAGTGA
- a CDS encoding aspartate carbamoyltransferase catalytic subunit: MTDALSQLATPASDDDGRAYPHRHLLGIEGLTRPDIDYLLDRSERFVDQNRQLDKKGSSLRGRTVINLFFENSTRTRTSFELAGKRLGGDVINMSVGTSSIKKGESLIDTAMTLNAMHPDALVVRHSESGAVQLLSEKVNCSVINAGDGSHEHPTQALLDALTIRRRKGRLEGLEVAICGDVAHSRVARSNIHLLSIMGARVRLVAPPTLLPSGIERMGVEIHHDMERGIAGCDIVMMLRLQTERMRGSFVPSVREYFRYFGLDVDKLQAAKPDALIMHPGPMNRGVEIDSLVADDIDRSLIREQVEMGVAVRMAILDILVTNQTEPWAKNQ, encoded by the coding sequence ATGACCGACGCCCTTTCCCAGCTCGCAACGCCCGCATCCGATGATGACGGCCGCGCGTACCCCCACCGTCACCTGCTCGGCATCGAGGGGCTGACCCGACCGGATATCGACTATCTGCTCGACCGGTCGGAGCGCTTCGTTGACCAGAACCGCCAGCTGGACAAGAAGGGTTCCAGCCTGCGTGGCCGCACGGTGATCAACCTGTTCTTCGAGAACTCCACCCGAACCCGCACCAGCTTCGAGCTGGCCGGAAAGCGGCTCGGCGGCGACGTGATCAACATGTCCGTCGGGACCTCGTCGATCAAGAAAGGCGAGAGCCTGATCGACACGGCGATGACGCTGAACGCCATGCACCCGGATGCCCTGGTGGTCCGCCACTCCGAGTCCGGCGCGGTGCAGCTCCTCTCGGAGAAGGTGAACTGCTCGGTGATCAATGCCGGCGACGGCAGCCACGAGCACCCGACCCAGGCGCTGCTCGACGCGCTGACGATCCGGCGGCGCAAGGGTCGGCTGGAGGGGCTGGAGGTCGCGATCTGCGGCGACGTCGCCCATAGCCGTGTCGCCCGCTCCAACATCCACCTGCTGTCGATCATGGGCGCCCGTGTCCGTCTCGTCGCCCCGCCGACCCTGCTGCCCAGCGGCATCGAGCGGATGGGCGTGGAGATCCATCACGACATGGAGCGCGGCATCGCCGGCTGCGACATCGTCATGATGCTGCGGCTCCAGACCGAGCGGATGCGCGGCTCCTTCGTGCCGTCGGTACGCGAGTATTTCCGGTATTTCGGCCTCGACGTGGACAAGCTCCAGGCGGCCAAGCCGGACGCGCTGATCATGCATCCGGGCCCGATGAACCGCGGGGTGGAGATCGACAGCCTGGTGGCCGACGACATCGACCGCTCGCTGATCCGCGAGCAGGTGGAGATGGGCGTGGCCGTGCGCATGGCGATCCTCGACATCCTCGTCACCAACCAGACCGAACCCTGGGCGAAGAACCAATGA
- a CDS encoding dihydroorotase encodes MRATLFKNARLLDPASGLDARGALLVRDGKIAEVGPQVFVDAIQADAEVIDCAGRCLAPGLVDMRVQVREPGDEHMETLASAQKAAVAGGVTTFATLPNTNPIIDDVSLLEFVERRALEVGLANVHPYAAATKGLRGEEMTEFGMLADSGAVAFTDGEHAIADALVMRRALSYASIFKRTIVQHPEDPALAREGSANEGETATRLGLAGIPAVAEVMMVERDLRLVELTGGSYHAAHLSTGAAIDAIRQAKKRGLPVTCDTAPPYFALNEGAVIDYRTFARLSPPLRSEQDRLAVVAGLADGTIDAIASDHSPHDQDSKRVPFSQALPGGVGLETLLPISLELVHTEAMSLLDLLHRLTVAPARILGLPYGTLAVGGDADLVIFDLNRAGKIEPERFASKSRNTPFDGRPVEGRVWRTVYRGTTVFDVEAEVPPPTRRKVFVDA; translated from the coding sequence ATGAGGGCCACGCTGTTCAAGAATGCCCGCCTGCTGGATCCGGCAAGCGGGCTCGACGCCAGGGGCGCGCTGCTGGTGCGCGACGGCAAGATCGCCGAGGTGGGCCCGCAGGTCTTCGTCGACGCCATCCAGGCCGATGCCGAGGTGATCGACTGCGCCGGCCGCTGCCTGGCGCCGGGTCTGGTCGACATGCGCGTGCAGGTCCGCGAGCCGGGCGACGAGCATATGGAGACCCTGGCCTCGGCCCAGAAGGCGGCGGTCGCCGGCGGCGTGACCACCTTCGCCACCCTGCCGAACACCAATCCGATCATCGACGACGTGTCGCTGCTGGAATTCGTGGAGCGCCGGGCGCTCGAGGTCGGGCTCGCCAACGTCCATCCCTATGCCGCCGCCACCAAGGGACTGCGCGGCGAGGAGATGACCGAGTTCGGCATGCTGGCCGACAGCGGGGCGGTCGCCTTCACCGACGGCGAGCACGCCATCGCAGACGCCCTCGTCATGCGCCGGGCGCTGTCCTATGCCAGCATCTTCAAGCGAACCATCGTCCAGCACCCCGAAGACCCGGCCCTGGCCCGCGAGGGCTCGGCCAACGAGGGCGAGACGGCGACCCGCCTGGGGCTCGCCGGCATCCCGGCTGTTGCCGAGGTGATGATGGTCGAGCGCGACCTGCGGCTGGTGGAGCTCACCGGCGGCAGCTACCACGCCGCCCACCTCTCCACCGGGGCCGCCATCGACGCGATCCGCCAGGCCAAGAAGCGCGGCCTGCCGGTGACCTGCGACACCGCCCCGCCCTATTTCGCGCTGAACGAAGGCGCGGTGATCGACTACCGGACCTTCGCCCGGCTCTCGCCGCCGCTGCGCAGCGAGCAGGACCGGCTGGCGGTGGTGGCCGGCCTGGCGGACGGCACGATCGACGCGATCGCCAGCGACCATTCCCCGCACGACCAGGACAGCAAGCGCGTCCCGTTCTCCCAGGCGCTGCCGGGCGGGGTCGGGCTGGAGACGCTGCTGCCGATCAGCCTGGAGCTGGTGCATACCGAGGCGATGAGCCTGCTGGACCTGCTGCACCGGCTCACGGTGGCGCCGGCGCGCATCCTCGGCCTGCCCTACGGCACCCTGGCGGTCGGCGGCGACGCGGATCTGGTCATCTTCGACCTGAACCGGGCCGGCAAGATCGAGCCGGAGCGTTTCGCGTCCAAATCCCGCAACACCCCGTTCGACGGCCGGCCCGTGGAGGGCCGCGTCTGGCGCACGGTCTATCGCGGAACGACCGTATTTGATGTAGAGGCTGAAGTGCCGCCTCCAACACGACGCAAGGTTTTCGTCGATGCCTGA
- the gatC gene encoding Asp-tRNA(Asn)/Glu-tRNA(Gln) amidotransferase subunit GatC, translated as MSLDKATVASIANLARIKVSDDRLEAMVGDLNAILGFVEQLDEVDTSGVEPLASVTGHTLPQREDAVTDGGYQARVTANAPESAHGFFVVPKVVE; from the coding sequence ATGTCGCTCGACAAGGCCACTGTCGCGTCAATCGCGAATCTCGCACGGATCAAGGTATCTGACGACCGCCTGGAGGCGATGGTCGGCGATCTGAACGCCATTCTCGGCTTCGTCGAGCAGCTCGACGAGGTCGATACCTCCGGCGTCGAACCGCTCGCCAGCGTGACCGGCCACACCCTGCCGCAACGCGAGGACGCGGTCACCGATGGCGGGTATCAGGCCCGGGTCACCGCGAACGCGCCCGAATCCGCCCATGGTTTCTTTGTCGTGCCGAAGGTTGTCGAGTGA